One region of Elephas maximus indicus isolate mEleMax1 chromosome 23, mEleMax1 primary haplotype, whole genome shotgun sequence genomic DNA includes:
- the TEX26 gene encoding testis-expressed protein 26 isoform X4 yields MRRAFTPKTAVVPDLIRQKSIRRLGYTYSLSDPIPNQTHYNDEYSWKSYSKEDLINPGTDRGIRNHKLHPSQGFLQWTLPPGHSPASVNSCLPWKAASVEEIRRAMSNQFVSITKRDFVDRTKAQKLKESSQVSLEWKKSLPRPLDTEFRRNYQVPAKMPEYQDFSFKYGCYSSLPVASRGIVPSVLHSYMRNQELTKSQTTYQSHYGNAYLDFLMILNSVNPSQITEYLNKVSYKDRQILERFIRSHCDIDQQKT; encoded by the exons ACAAAAAAGTATCAGAAGATTAGGATATACATACTCGCTTAGCGATCCTATTCCCAACCAGACACATTACAATGATGAGTACAGCTGGAAATCCTATTCTAAAGAAGATTTGATCAACCCTGGGACTGACAGAGGAATCAGAAACCACAAACTTCACCCCAGTCAA GGATTCTTGCAATGGACCCTGCCTCCAGGTCACTCTCCAGCCTCAGTGAACAGCTGCCTCCCTTGGAAAGCGGCATCAGTGGAAGAAATTAGGAGAGCAATGTCAAATCAGTTTGTTTCCATTACAAAGAGGGACTTTGTGGACAGAACAAAAG CTCAGAAGCTTAAGGAAAGTTCTCAAGTGTCTCTTGAATGGAAAAAGTCACTTCCCCGACCTCTAGACACGGAATTTCGACGGAATTACCAAGTTCCCGCTAAAATGCCTGAGTATCAGGATTTTAGTTTCAAATATGGATGCTACTCAAGCCTGCCGGTTGCTTCTCGAGGCATAG TTCCTTCTGTGCTCCATAGCTACATGAGGAATCAGGAGCTTACCAAGAGTCAAACCACATACCAGAGTCATTACGGGAATGCCTACTTGGATTTCTTGATGATTTTAAACTCAGTCAACCCCTCTCAAATCACGGAGTACCTGAATAAGGTTTCCTACAAAG ACAGACAGATTCTTGAGCGCTTCATTCGGTCTCACTGTGACATTGACCAACAGAAGACATGA